A genome region from Mesorhizobium sp. B2-1-8 includes the following:
- a CDS encoding GNAT family N-acetyltransferase codes for MPECDTRPNASSALLAGRNVDSVIKGAALGRIGNLEVRLARNEAEIAAAQEVRYRVFYDELGARKDLFQAHDRRDADRFDPLCDHLLVLDTTLSGPEHRRIVGTYRLLRQEIAATAGGFYSEGEFELTKLIARHPGQRFLELGRSCVLPEYRSKRTIEALWQGIWAYINHYEIGVMTGCASFHGTVPAAHAEALTYLAHHCRTNSAWDVRAVSGRYCSMDLMPIEAVNTKAAIAAMPPLVKGYLRVGARIGDGCVIDREFSTVDIFVVMPVKEIGARYVNYYGGEAQRFAA; via the coding sequence ATGCCGGAATGTGACACTCGGCCGAACGCCAGCAGCGCCTTGCTCGCAGGACGTAATGTCGATTCCGTCATAAAAGGCGCAGCGCTCGGCCGTATCGGCAACCTCGAAGTGCGGCTCGCCCGCAACGAGGCCGAGATCGCGGCTGCGCAGGAAGTGCGTTACCGTGTATTCTATGACGAGCTTGGCGCCAGGAAGGATCTGTTCCAGGCGCATGACCGTCGCGACGCCGACCGCTTCGACCCGCTCTGCGACCATCTGCTCGTCCTCGATACCACGCTTTCCGGCCCTGAGCACCGCCGCATCGTCGGCACCTATCGCTTGCTGCGGCAAGAAATCGCGGCAACCGCCGGCGGCTTCTATTCCGAAGGCGAATTCGAGCTGACCAAGCTCATCGCCCGCCATCCCGGACAGCGTTTCCTCGAACTCGGCCGTTCCTGTGTCTTGCCCGAATACCGTTCGAAGCGCACCATCGAGGCGCTATGGCAAGGCATCTGGGCCTATATCAATCACTACGAAATCGGCGTGATGACCGGCTGTGCCTCATTCCACGGCACCGTGCCGGCCGCGCATGCCGAGGCGCTCACCTATCTCGCCCATCATTGCCGCACCAACTCGGCCTGGGACGTGCGCGCGGTGTCCGGGCGCTATTGCTCCATGGACCTGATGCCGATCGAGGCGGTCAACACCAAGGCGGCGATCGCGGCGATGCCGCCTCTGGTCAAGGGATATCTGCGGGTAGGCGCTCGCATAGGCGATGGTTGCGTCATCGACCGCGAATTCTCCACGGTCGACATTTTCGTCGTGATGCCGGTCAAGGAGATCGGCGCCCGTTACGTCAACTATTATGGCGGGGAAGCGCAGCGCTTCGCCGCGTGA
- a CDS encoding PAS domain-containing hybrid sensor histidine kinase/response regulator, with translation MIAESDSQQADAGDDTDAAPAQAPASVRRFIAAPPLVPDQQPAKREGLPILTFVAVLVLAGLSYLTGAPAFISLALLVTGLAGLAMHLHARRSVRRSTVLLDETTARNRAEIETLADRMWEMQESEERFRGLIDALGDLVIHRDRDGYIVYANKVFADLVETDQRDLAGKTLAELGIEVGLVPDAAFSDHECLSSTDVAIRTPTGPRWFSWIELSVRDKDSNAVSHRAIARDITARKRAESSMITARERAEFASQAKSRFLATVSHEIRTPMNGIMGMARLLADTSLSPEQQTYVGAISTSASALLALIEDLLDYSKIEAGRFDPEPQPMSVREIADNIIELMAARAFAKNIGLGCHVEPDVPQLITADPGRVRQVLLNLIGNAIKFTDGGGVLVSVARARTEISDRICFTIADTGPGLRDEDMERIFEEFEQADGTSTRTHGGAGLGLAISKRLVTAMGGTISVSSRLGQGSEFVFEIPAMSATEPPQGRQDALAGRRAVILSKNTVEADAIARTIRANGGVAGIATTVAQAASFADGCDVLLVDAAMEESDGRLLKRLRQHGFSNCEAITLIAPTERGMLGEFRASGYATFLARPVRGGTLLRVLLSSHAPVLAPPQPEKRRAPALRPSGGRQQGLSVLIAEDNDINAMLARATLLKAGHRVKVVGNGKAAVEAVTGASHNRRFDVVLMDLHMPVMDGLDAIAAIRRHEEETSVPPVPIMVLSADSQEKTRHAVLAHGASGFVTKPLDPDALVSAVEGQVAA, from the coding sequence ATGATCGCGGAATCCGACAGCCAGCAGGCCGACGCTGGCGACGACACCGATGCGGCGCCGGCGCAAGCGCCGGCATCCGTGCGGCGGTTTATCGCCGCGCCGCCGCTGGTGCCCGATCAGCAGCCGGCCAAGCGCGAAGGCCTGCCGATACTGACCTTCGTTGCCGTTCTGGTGCTGGCCGGCCTCTCCTACCTGACCGGGGCGCCGGCCTTCATCAGTCTGGCGTTGCTGGTAACCGGCCTTGCCGGCCTGGCCATGCACCTGCACGCCAGACGCAGCGTACGCCGCAGTACGGTGCTGCTCGACGAAACCACCGCCCGCAACCGCGCCGAGATCGAGACGCTGGCCGACCGCATGTGGGAGATGCAGGAAAGCGAGGAGCGCTTTCGCGGTCTCATCGACGCGCTCGGCGATCTCGTCATCCATCGCGACCGCGACGGTTACATCGTCTATGCCAACAAGGTGTTCGCCGACCTCGTCGAAACCGACCAACGCGACCTTGCCGGCAAGACGCTTGCCGAGCTCGGCATCGAGGTCGGCCTCGTTCCCGATGCTGCTTTCTCCGACCATGAATGCCTGAGTTCCACCGACGTTGCCATCCGCACGCCGACCGGCCCGCGCTGGTTCTCGTGGATCGAGCTATCGGTGCGCGACAAGGACAGCAATGCCGTCTCGCATCGCGCCATCGCCCGCGACATCACCGCACGCAAGCGCGCCGAATCGTCCATGATCACCGCGCGCGAGCGGGCAGAGTTCGCAAGCCAGGCAAAGTCGCGCTTCCTCGCCACCGTCAGCCATGAGATCCGCACGCCGATGAACGGCATCATGGGCATGGCCAGGCTGCTCGCCGACACCAGCCTGTCGCCGGAGCAGCAGACCTATGTCGGCGCCATCTCGACCTCGGCCAGCGCCTTGCTTGCCCTGATCGAGGACCTGCTCGACTATTCCAAGATCGAGGCCGGACGCTTCGATCCCGAACCGCAGCCCATGTCCGTGCGCGAGATCGCCGACAACATCATCGAACTGATGGCCGCGCGCGCCTTCGCCAAGAATATTGGCCTCGGCTGCCATGTCGAACCGGACGTGCCGCAATTGATCACCGCCGATCCGGGCCGGGTCAGGCAGGTGCTGCTCAACCTCATCGGCAACGCCATCAAGTTCACCGACGGCGGCGGCGTGCTGGTCAGCGTCGCGCGCGCCCGCACCGAGATCAGCGACCGCATCTGCTTCACCATCGCCGATACCGGTCCTGGCCTGCGCGACGAGGACATGGAGCGCATCTTCGAGGAGTTCGAGCAGGCCGACGGCACCTCGACGCGCACGCATGGCGGGGCCGGATTGGGACTTGCCATCTCCAAGCGCCTGGTGACCGCCATGGGCGGCACGATTTCGGTTTCCAGCCGGCTTGGCCAGGGATCGGAATTCGTCTTCGAAATCCCGGCCATGTCGGCCACCGAGCCGCCGCAGGGCCGGCAGGACGCGCTTGCCGGCCGGCGCGCCGTGATCCTGTCCAAGAACACCGTCGAGGCCGACGCCATCGCCCGCACCATCCGCGCCAATGGCGGCGTGGCCGGCATCGCCACCACCGTGGCTCAGGCCGCTTCCTTTGCCGACGGCTGCGACGTGCTTCTCGTCGACGCGGCCATGGAAGAGAGTGACGGAAGGCTGCTCAAGCGGCTTCGCCAGCATGGATTCTCCAATTGCGAAGCCATCACGCTGATTGCCCCCACCGAACGCGGCATGCTTGGCGAGTTTCGCGCCAGCGGCTACGCGACATTCCTTGCCCGGCCAGTGCGCGGAGGAACACTTTTGCGTGTCCTTTTGAGCAGCCACGCACCGGTCCTCGCCCCGCCGCAGCCGGAAAAACGCCGCGCACCGGCACTTCGTCCGTCAGGCGGACGCCAGCAGGGCCTGTCAGTGCTGATCGCCGAGGACAACGACATCAATGCCATGCTGGCCCGCGCAACGCTGCTGAAGGCCGGGCATCGCGTCAAGGTGGTCGGCAACGGCAAGGCCGCCGTCGAGGCGGTCACCGGCGCCAGCCACAACCGCCGCTTCGACGTGGTGCTGATGGATCTGCATATGCCGGTCATGGACGGGCTGGACGCCATTGCCGCGATCCGCCGCCATGAAGAGGAGACATCCGTCCCGCCCGTGCCGATCATGGTGCTGTCGGCCGACAGCCAGGAAAAGACCCGCCATGCGGTGCTTGCCCACGGCGCCAGCGGCTTCGTCACCAAGCCGCTCGACCCCGATGCGCTGGTCAGCGCCGTCGAAGGCCAGGTCGCCGCCTGA
- a CDS encoding MDR family oxidoreductase produces the protein MTETFKAILVSRDAEKKQSVAVTDLTDADLMEGDVTVAVEATTVNYKDGLAISGKAPVIRRWPLVPGIDLAGTVISSSNPEWRKGDKVILNGWGVGEIHFGAYAGRARVKGDWLVPLPEGMSAHDAMAVGTAGYTAMLCVMALERHGILPDRGPVVVTGAAGGVGSVAVSILSSLGYHVIASTGRNAESPYLINLGAAEVISRDELNQPAKPLSKERWAGGIDSVGSHTLANVLSMTSYGGAVAACGLAGGMDLPSSVAPFILRGVSLLGIDSVMAPKAVRLEAWRRIGADLDVDKLASLSTTIGFDGIIGAAHDIVDGKIRGRVVVDM, from the coding sequence ATGACCGAAACCTTCAAAGCCATCCTCGTTTCGCGCGATGCCGAAAAAAAACAGTCGGTCGCCGTGACCGATCTCACCGACGCCGATCTGATGGAGGGCGACGTCACCGTCGCGGTCGAGGCGACGACGGTGAACTACAAGGATGGACTGGCCATATCGGGCAAGGCGCCGGTGATCCGCCGATGGCCGCTGGTGCCGGGCATCGACCTCGCCGGCACCGTCATCTCCTCTTCCAATCCCGAGTGGCGCAAGGGCGACAAGGTCATCCTGAACGGCTGGGGCGTCGGCGAAATCCATTTCGGCGCCTATGCCGGGCGCGCCCGCGTCAAAGGCGACTGGCTGGTGCCTCTGCCGGAAGGCATGAGCGCGCATGATGCCATGGCGGTCGGCACCGCCGGCTACACGGCCATGCTCTGTGTCATGGCGCTGGAGCGGCACGGCATCCTGCCCGATCGCGGCCCTGTCGTGGTGACGGGCGCCGCCGGCGGCGTCGGTTCGGTCGCGGTCTCGATCCTGTCCAGCCTCGGCTACCATGTTATCGCCTCGACCGGCCGCAATGCCGAAAGCCCTTATCTGATCAACCTTGGCGCCGCCGAGGTGATATCGCGCGACGAGCTCAACCAGCCTGCCAAGCCGCTCTCCAAGGAGCGCTGGGCCGGCGGCATCGATTCGGTCGGCAGTCACACGCTGGCCAACGTTCTGTCGATGACCTCCTATGGCGGGGCGGTCGCCGCCTGCGGCCTGGCCGGCGGCATGGATCTGCCGTCGAGCGTCGCTCCCTTCATCCTGCGCGGTGTCTCGCTGCTCGGCATCGATTCGGTGATGGCGCCGAAGGCCGTACGCCTCGAGGCCTGGCGGCGCATCGGCGCCGATCTCGATGTCGACAAGCTTGCCAGCCTGTCCACGACCATCGGCTTCGACGGCATCATCGGTGCGGCACACGACATCGTCGATGGCAAGATCCGCGGTCGCGTCGTCGTCGACATGTGA
- the lspA gene encoding signal peptidase II has product MKSWSPYALLVIVAIALDQWIKALVEAGLPFQEKLDLLPFLALFRTYNTGIAFSMFSSFGDTGLVVIAVLVVAFVLYLATRTPSGHVITRIGFALIIGGAVGNLIDRAVYGHVIDYILFHTPVWSFAVFNLADAFISVGAALVVFDELIGWRREPKPSNAKPSKD; this is encoded by the coding sequence GTGAAATCATGGTCTCCCTACGCGCTGCTCGTCATCGTCGCCATCGCGCTCGACCAATGGATAAAGGCACTGGTCGAGGCCGGCCTGCCCTTCCAGGAAAAGCTCGACCTCCTGCCCTTCCTGGCGCTGTTTCGCACCTATAATACGGGCATCGCCTTCTCGATGTTCTCCTCCTTCGGCGACACCGGCCTCGTGGTCATCGCCGTGCTGGTCGTGGCTTTCGTGCTTTACCTTGCCACGCGGACGCCATCGGGCCACGTCATCACCCGCATCGGCTTTGCGCTGATCATCGGCGGCGCGGTGGGCAATCTGATCGACCGTGCCGTCTACGGCCATGTCATCGATTACATCCTGTTCCACACGCCGGTCTGGTCCTTCGCCGTCTTCAACCTTGCGGATGCCTTCATTTCCGTGGGCGCGGCACTGGTCGTCTTCGACGAACTCATCGGCTGGCGGCGTGAACCGAAACCTTCGAACGCCAAGCCTTCCAAAGATTGA